In one Gracilinanus agilis isolate LMUSP501 chromosome 6, AgileGrace, whole genome shotgun sequence genomic region, the following are encoded:
- the MADD gene encoding MAP kinase-activating death domain protein isoform X5 has product MVQKKKICPRLLDYLVIIGARQPSSDSVAQTPELLRRYPLEDYPEFPLPPDVVFFCQPEGCLSVRQRRMSLRDDTSFVFTLTDKDTGVTRYGICVNFYRSFQKRMPKEKADGGSGHRAKEAVKTAPGPEEASTEKAESSSSLQPPSADSTPDGNQSPRGKRRAKGGSRSRNSTLTSLCVLSHYPFFTTFRECLYTLKRLVDCCSERLLGKKLSIPRGVQRDTMWRIFTGSLLVEEKSSALLHDLREIEAWIYRLLRSPVPISGQKRVDIEVLPQELQPALTFALPDPSRFSLVDFPLHLPLELLGVDACLQVLSCILLEHKVVLQSRDYNALSMSVMAFVAMIYPLEYMFPVIPLLPTCMASAEQLLLAPTPYIIGVPASFFLYKLDFKMPDDVWLVDLDSNRVIAPTNAEVLPILPEPESLELKKHLKQALASMSLNTQPILNLEKFHEGQEIPLLLGRPSSDLQSTPSTEFNPLIYGNDVDSVDVATRVAMVRFFNSPNVLQGFQMHTRTLRLFPRPVVAFQAGSFLASRPRQTPFAEKLSRTQAVEYFGEWILNPTNYAFQRIHNNMFDPASIGDKPKWYAHQLQPIYYRVYDSNSQLAEALSVPPEHDSDSDPTDDSGSDSVDYDDSSSSYSSLGDFVSEMMKCDINGDTPNVDPLTHAALGDASEVAFDELQGSQGDLDEPGPDSENSQDNPQPRSSSSTTASSSPSTIIHGANPESADSTEMDDKTATGFSNPLRALPPNFGKLSLDKREAESGGPPEGLGRRRDYDNPYFEPQYGFPTEEDEDDDEQEESYTPRFNQNLNGNRASKLLRPNSLKLASDSDAESDSRASSPNSTISNNSSEGFGGIMSFASSLYRNHSTSFSLSSLALPTKGARDKATPFPSLKVFGLNTLMEIVTEAGPGSGEGGRRALVDQKSSVIKHSPTVKRESPSPQGRASNSSENQQFLKEVVHSVLDGQGVGWLSVKKVRRLLESEQLRGFVLSKLNRLAPPEDGAPPDTIPDVEISRKVYKGMLDLLKCMVLSLEQSYANAGLGGMASTFGLLEIAQTHYYSKEPDKRKRSPTDSVSTPVGKDPGLTGRGDPKAMAQLRVPQLGPRAPSATGRGPKELDTRSLKEENFVASIGPEGIKPVFDLGETDEKKSQISADSGVSLMSGSQRSDLESTSIGPAVMIRSTSQDSEVSTVVSNSSGETLGADSDLSSNAGDGPGGEGSAHLAGLRGTVSDSEIETNSASGAIFGKAHSLKPGTKEKVVGSPVRPFEDVSQRVYLYEGLLGRDKGSMWDQLEDAAMETFSMSKERSTLWDQMQFWEDAFLDAVMLEREGMGMDQGPQEMIDRYLSLGEHDRKRLEDDEDRLLATLLNNLISYMLLMKVNKNDIRKKVRRLMGKSHIGLVYSQQINEVLDQLASLNGRDLALQPSGSRHIKKQTFVVHAGTDTSGDIFFMEVCDDCVVLRSSIGTVSERWWYEKLINMTYCPKTKVLCLWRRNGPETQLNKFYTKKCRELYYCVKDSMERAAARQHSAKPGPELGGEFPVQDMRTGEGGLLQVTLEGINLKFMHSQERKVFIELNHIKKCNTVRGVFVLEEFVPETKEVVSHKYKTPMAHEICYSVLCLFSYVAAARSKEAESRSKPPRPVSS; this is encoded by the exons GCAACCAAGCAGTGACAGTGTGGCCCAGACTCCCGAGTTGCTCCGGCGCTACCCCTTGGAGGATTATCCCGAATTCCCCCTCCCTCCAGATGTGGTGTTCTTCTGCCAACCCGAGGGATGTCTGAGTGTGCGGCAGAGACGCATGAGCTTGCGAGATGATACCTCCTTCGTGTTCACCCTCACTGACAAGGACACTGGGGTGACCCGCTATGGCATCTGTGTCAACTTCTACCGCTCCTTCCAGAAGCGGATGCCCAAGGAAAAGGCCGACGGTGGCTCGGGGCACCGTGCAAAGGAAGCTGTCAAGACCGCTCCTGGCCCAGAGGAGGCGAGCACAGAGAAGGCAGAGAGCAGCTCTTCCTTGCAGCCCCCCAGTGCTGATTCGACCCCTGATGGGAACCAGTCTCCCCGAGGCAAGCGCCGAGCTAAGGGGGGGAGCCGCTCTCGCAACAGCACCCTGACATCCCTGTGTGTGCTCAGCCACTACCCTTTCTTCACCACCTTCCGGGAGTGTCTGTACACCCTCAAGCGTCTGGTGGATTGCTGCAGCGAGCGGCTCCTTGGCAAGAAACTGTCCATCCCCCGAGGGGTGCAGAG GGACACCATGTGGCGCATTTTCACTGGTTCACTCCTGGTAGAAGAGAAGTCCAGTGCCCTTCTGCATGACCTTCGGGAGATTGAAGCCTGGATCTATAGGTTGTTGCGTTCTCCAGTGCCCATATCTGGCCAGAAGCGGGTGGATATTGAGGTTCTACCGCAAGAGCTTCAGCCTGCACTGACCTTTGCTCTCCCTGACCCATCTCGATTCTCTCTGGTAGACTTCCCATTGCATCTGCCCTTGGAACTTCTGGGCGTAGATGCCTGTCTGCAGGTGTTGTCTTGCATCTTGCTGGAGCACAAG GTGGTGCTCCAGTCCCGAGACTACAACGCACTCTCCATGTCAGTGATGGCCTTCGTGGCAATGATCTACCCCCTGGAGTACATGTTTCCTGTTATCCCATTGCTGCCTACTTGTATGGCATCTGCAGAGCAG CTGCTCTTGGCCCCTACCCCTTACATCATTGGGGTCCCTGCCAGCTTCTTCCTTTATAAACTGGACTTCAAGATGCCAGATGATGTTTGGCTGGTGGATTTGGACAGCAATAGG GTGATTGCACCAACCAATGCAGAAGTGTTGCCCATCCTGCCAGAACCCGAATCTTTAGAACTGAAAAAGCATTTGAAGCAG GCACTGGCCAGCATGAGTCTGAACACCCAGCCGATCCTCAACCTGGAGAAGTTCCATGAGGGCCAGGAGATCCCCCTGCTCTTGGGAAGGCCATCCAGCGATTTGCAGTCCACCCCTTCCACTGAGTTCAATCCCCTCATCTACGGCAATGATGTGGATTCAGTGGACGTGGCGACCAG GGTGGCCATGGTGAGATTCTTCAACTCCCCCAATGTGCTTCAGGGATTCCAGATGCACACTCGCACTCTCCGGCTCTTCCCCCGACCTGTGGTGGCCTTCCAAGCTGGTTCTTTTCTAGCCTCACGTCCCCGACAGACCCCCTTTGCAGAGAAATTGTCCAGGACCCAGGCTGTGGAGTACTTTGGCGAATGGATCCTCAACCCCACCAACTATGCTTTCCAGCGAATCCACAACA ATATGTTTGATCCAGCCTCAATTGGTGATAAGCCAAAGTGGTATGCCCACCAGCTGCAGCCCATCTATTACCGCGTCTATGACAGCAACTCCCAGCTGGCCGAGGCACTGAGTGTGCCACCCGAGCATGACTCTGACTCTGACCCAACGGACGACAG TGGCAGTGACAGTGTGGATTATGATGACTCGAGCTCCTCCTATTCATCCCTTGGGGACTTTGTTAGTGAAATGATGAAATGTGATATCAATGGTGATACACCCA ATGTGGATCCGCTAACACATGCGGCACTGGGTGATGCCAGTGAGGTGGCATTTGATGAGCTGCAAGGAAGCCAGGGTGATCTGGATGAGCCTGGTCCAGATAGTGAGAATTCCCAGGACAACCCCCAGCCTCGCTCCAGCTCCAGCACCACGGCCAGCAGCAGCCCCAGTACCATCATTCATGGAGCCAATCCT GAGTCTGCTGATTCTACAGAGATGGATGACAAGACAGCGACAGGATTCTCCAACCCACTTCGTGCTTTGCCCCCAAATTTTGGCAAATTAAGCTTGGATAAGCGTGAGGCAGAGAGCGGGGGCCCCCCAGAGGGATTGGGGCGTAGGCGTGACTATGACAATCCATACTTTGAACCTCAGTATGGGTTTCCCACTGAGGAAGATGAAGACgatgatgagcaggaggagagTTATACCCCACGATTTAACCAAAACCTCAATGGCAATAG GGCTTCAAAACTGCTGCGGCCTAATAGCCTGAAGCTGGCGAGCGATTCGGATGCAGAGTCAGACTCTCGGGCAAGTTCTCCCAACTCCACCATCTCCAACAACAGCAGCGAGGGCTTTGGGGGCATCATGTCTTTTGCAA GTAGCCTGTACCGGAACCATAGCACCAGCTTCAGCCTCTCCAGCCTGGCACTGCCCACCAAAGGGGCCCGAGATAAGGCCACACCCTTCCCTAGTCTCAAAG TATTTGGGCTAAATACTCTAATGGAGATTGTTACTGAAGCCGGCCCCGGGAGCGGTGAAG GGGGCCGGCGAGCCCTGGTCGATCAGAAGTCATCGGTCATCAAGCATAGCCCCACGGTAAAAAGAGAGTCTCCATCGCCGCAGGGACGGGCCAGCAATTCCAG CGAGAACCAGCAGTTCCTGAAGGAGGTGGTTCACAGCGTGCTGGACGGCCAGGGCGTGGGCTGGCTCAGCGTGAAGAAGGTGAGGAGGCTGCTGGAGAGTGAGCAGCTCCGAGGCTTTGTCCTGAGCAAGCTGAACCGCCTGGCGCCTCCCGAGGACGGCGCCCCGCCGGACACTATCCCCGATGTG GAGATAAGCCGCAAAGTCTACAAGGGGATGCTGGACCTGCTCAAGTGCATGGTGCTGAGCCTGGAGCAGTCCTACGCCAACGCCGGCCTTGGCGGCATGGCCAGCACCTTTGGGCTCCTGGAGATCGCCCAGACCCACTACTACAGCAAAG AGCCAGATAAACGGAAGAGAAGTCCCACAGACAGTGTGAGCACGCCAGTTGGCAAGGATCCAGGCCTGACTGGGCGGGGAGACCCGAAAGCTATGGCCCAGCTGAGGGTTCCCCAGTTGGGGCCTCGGGCACCAAGTGCCACAGGAAGGGGCCCCAAGGAGCTGGACACCAGAAGCCTAAAGGAAGAGAACTTTGTGGCCTCTATTG GGCCTGAAGGAATTAAACCTGTCTTTGACCTGGGTGAGACAGATGAGAAAAAGTCACAGATCAGTGCAGACAGTGGTGTGAGCCTGATGTCTGGTTCTCAG AGAAGTGACCTGGAATCCACTAGTATAGGCCCAGCAGTTATGATCCGAAGCACAAGCCAGGATTCTGAAGTTAGCACTGTG GTGAGTAACAGTTCTGGAGAGACACTGGGAGCGGACAGTGACCTGAGCAGCAATGCAGGTGATGGACCAGGTGGAGAGGGCAGTGCCCACTTGGCAGGACTTCGTGGCACTGTGTCTGACAGCGAAATTGAGACCAATTCTGCCTCAGGCGCCATCTTT GGCAAAGCCCACAGTCTGAAGCCGGGTACAAAGGAGAAAGTAGTGGGCAGCCCCGTTCGTCCTTTTGAAGACGTGAGCCAGCGTGTCTACCTCTATGAGGGTCTCCTAG GAAGGGACAAAGGATCCATGTGGGACCAGTTAGAGGATGCAGCTATGGAGACCTTCTCTATGA GTAAAGAACGTTCTACCCTGTGGGACCAGATGCAGTTCTGGGAAGATGCCTTCCTTGATGCTGTGATGTTGGAGAGAGAAGGGATGGGCATGGACCAGGGACCTCAGGAAATGATCGACAG GTACCTGTCCCTGGGAGAACATGACCGGAAGCGCCTGGAGGATGACGAAGATCGATTGCTGGCCACGCTTTTGAACAACCTCATCTCTTACATGCTTCTGATGAAG GTAAACAAGAATGACATTCGGAAGAAGGTGAGACGCCTGATGGGGAAGTCTCATATTGGGCTTGTGTACAGCCAGCAGATAAACGAAGTGTTAGACCAGTTGGCCAGCCTG AATGGACGGGACCTGGCTCTCCAGCCAAGTGGCAGCCGTCACATCAAGAAACAGACGTTCGTGGTGCACGCGGGGACGGACACCAGTGGGGATATCTTCTTCATGGAG GTGTGCGACGACTGCGTGGTCCTCCGCAGCAGCATCGGGACGGTGTCCGAGCGCTGGTGGTACGAGAAGCTCATCAACATGACCTACTGCCCCAAGACCAAGGTGCTGTGTCTGTGGAGACGCAACGGGCCCGAGACTCAGCTCAACAAGTTCTATACCAAGAAG TGTCGGGAGCTGTACTACTGTGTGAAGGACAGCATGGAGCGTGCCGCGGCTCGACAGCACAGCGCCAAGCCGG GTCCGGAGCTGGGCGGTGAGTTCCCAGTGCAGGACATGAGGACGGGCGAGGGTGGCTTGCTTCAGGTTACGCTGGAGGGGATCAACCTTAAGTTCATGCATAGCCAG GAGCGGAAG GTTTTCATAGAGCTGAATCACATTAAAAAGTGCAATACAGTTCGAGGCGTCTTTGTCCTGGAGGAATTTG TTCCTGAAACTAAAGAAGTGGTGAGCCACAAGTACAAGACGCCCATG GCCCATGAGATCTGCTACTCCGTGTTGTGTCTCTTCTCCTACGTGGCTGCCGCTCGCAGCAAGGAGGCCGAGAGCAGAAGCAAACCTCCCCGGCCGGTCTCGAGCTGA
- the MADD gene encoding MAP kinase-activating death domain protein isoform X2 yields the protein MVQKKKICPRLLDYLVIIGARQPSSDSVAQTPELLRRYPLEDYPEFPLPPDVVFFCQPEGCLSVRQRRMSLRDDTSFVFTLTDKDTGVTRYGICVNFYRSFQKRMPKEKADGGSGHRAKEAVKTAPGPEEASTEKAESSSSLQPPSADSTPDGNQSPRGKRRAKGGSRSRNSTLTSLCVLSHYPFFTTFRECLYTLKRLVDCCSERLLGKKLSIPRGVQRDTMWRIFTGSLLVEEKSSALLHDLREIEAWIYRLLRSPVPISGQKRVDIEVLPQELQPALTFALPDPSRFSLVDFPLHLPLELLGVDACLQVLSCILLEHKVVLQSRDYNALSMSVMAFVAMIYPLEYMFPVIPLLPTCMASAEQLLLAPTPYIIGVPASFFLYKLDFKMPDDVWLVDLDSNRVIAPTNAEVLPILPEPESLELKKHLKQALASMSLNTQPILNLEKFHEGQEIPLLLGRPSSDLQSTPSTEFNPLIYGNDVDSVDVATRVAMVRFFNSPNVLQGFQMHTRTLRLFPRPVVAFQAGSFLASRPRQTPFAEKLSRTQAVEYFGEWILNPTNYAFQRIHNNMFDPASIGDKPKWYAHQLQPIYYRVYDSNSQLAEALSVPPEHDSDSDPTDDSGSDSVDYDDSSSSYSSLGDFVSEMMKCDINGDTPNVDPLTHAALGDASEVAFDELQGSQGDLDEPGPDSENSQDNPQPRSSSSTTASSSPSTIIHGANPESADSTEMDDKTATGFSNPLRALPPNFGKLSLDKREAESGGPPEGLGRRRDYDNPYFEPQYGFPTEEDEDDDEQEESYTPRFNQNLNGNRASKLLRPNSLKLASDSDAESDSRASSPNSTISNNSSEGFGGIMSFASSLYRNHSTSFSLSSLALPTKGARDKATPFPSLKVFGLNTLMEIVTEAGPGSGEGGRRALVDQKSSVIKHSPTVKRESPSPQGRASNSSENQQFLKEVVHSVLDGQGVGWLSVKKVRRLLESEQLRGFVLSKLNRLAPPEDGAPPDTIPDVEISRKVYKGMLDLLKCMVLSLEQSYANAGLGGMASTFGLLEIAQTHYYSKEPDKRKRSPTDSVSTPVGKDPGLTGRGDPKAMAQLRVPQLGPRAPSATGRGPKELDTRSLKEENFVASIELWNKHQEVKKQKALDKQRPEGIKPVFDLGETDEKKSQISADSGVSLMSGSQRSDLESTSIGPAVMIRSTSQDSEVSNSSGETLGADSDLSSNAGDGPGGEGSAHLAGLRGTVSDSEIETNSASGAIFGKAHSLKPGTKEKVVGSPVRPFEDVSQRVYLYEGLLGRDKGSMWDQLEDAAMETFSMSKERSTLWDQMQFWEDAFLDAVMLEREGMGMDQGPQEMIDRYLSLGEHDRKRLEDDEDRLLATLLNNLISYMLLMKVNKNDIRKKVRRLMGKSHIGLVYSQQINEVLDQLASLNGRDLALQPSGSRHIKKQTFVVHAGTDTSGDIFFMEVCDDCVVLRSSIGTVSERWWYEKLINMTYCPKTKVLCLWRRNGPETQLNKFYTKKCRELYYCVKDSMERAAARQHSAKPGPELGGEFPVQDMRTGEGGLLQVTLEGINLKFMHSQVFIELNHIKKCNTVRGVFVLEEFVPETKEVVSHKYKTPMAHEICYSVLCLFSYVAAARSKEAESRSKPPRPVSS from the exons GCAACCAAGCAGTGACAGTGTGGCCCAGACTCCCGAGTTGCTCCGGCGCTACCCCTTGGAGGATTATCCCGAATTCCCCCTCCCTCCAGATGTGGTGTTCTTCTGCCAACCCGAGGGATGTCTGAGTGTGCGGCAGAGACGCATGAGCTTGCGAGATGATACCTCCTTCGTGTTCACCCTCACTGACAAGGACACTGGGGTGACCCGCTATGGCATCTGTGTCAACTTCTACCGCTCCTTCCAGAAGCGGATGCCCAAGGAAAAGGCCGACGGTGGCTCGGGGCACCGTGCAAAGGAAGCTGTCAAGACCGCTCCTGGCCCAGAGGAGGCGAGCACAGAGAAGGCAGAGAGCAGCTCTTCCTTGCAGCCCCCCAGTGCTGATTCGACCCCTGATGGGAACCAGTCTCCCCGAGGCAAGCGCCGAGCTAAGGGGGGGAGCCGCTCTCGCAACAGCACCCTGACATCCCTGTGTGTGCTCAGCCACTACCCTTTCTTCACCACCTTCCGGGAGTGTCTGTACACCCTCAAGCGTCTGGTGGATTGCTGCAGCGAGCGGCTCCTTGGCAAGAAACTGTCCATCCCCCGAGGGGTGCAGAG GGACACCATGTGGCGCATTTTCACTGGTTCACTCCTGGTAGAAGAGAAGTCCAGTGCCCTTCTGCATGACCTTCGGGAGATTGAAGCCTGGATCTATAGGTTGTTGCGTTCTCCAGTGCCCATATCTGGCCAGAAGCGGGTGGATATTGAGGTTCTACCGCAAGAGCTTCAGCCTGCACTGACCTTTGCTCTCCCTGACCCATCTCGATTCTCTCTGGTAGACTTCCCATTGCATCTGCCCTTGGAACTTCTGGGCGTAGATGCCTGTCTGCAGGTGTTGTCTTGCATCTTGCTGGAGCACAAG GTGGTGCTCCAGTCCCGAGACTACAACGCACTCTCCATGTCAGTGATGGCCTTCGTGGCAATGATCTACCCCCTGGAGTACATGTTTCCTGTTATCCCATTGCTGCCTACTTGTATGGCATCTGCAGAGCAG CTGCTCTTGGCCCCTACCCCTTACATCATTGGGGTCCCTGCCAGCTTCTTCCTTTATAAACTGGACTTCAAGATGCCAGATGATGTTTGGCTGGTGGATTTGGACAGCAATAGG GTGATTGCACCAACCAATGCAGAAGTGTTGCCCATCCTGCCAGAACCCGAATCTTTAGAACTGAAAAAGCATTTGAAGCAG GCACTGGCCAGCATGAGTCTGAACACCCAGCCGATCCTCAACCTGGAGAAGTTCCATGAGGGCCAGGAGATCCCCCTGCTCTTGGGAAGGCCATCCAGCGATTTGCAGTCCACCCCTTCCACTGAGTTCAATCCCCTCATCTACGGCAATGATGTGGATTCAGTGGACGTGGCGACCAG GGTGGCCATGGTGAGATTCTTCAACTCCCCCAATGTGCTTCAGGGATTCCAGATGCACACTCGCACTCTCCGGCTCTTCCCCCGACCTGTGGTGGCCTTCCAAGCTGGTTCTTTTCTAGCCTCACGTCCCCGACAGACCCCCTTTGCAGAGAAATTGTCCAGGACCCAGGCTGTGGAGTACTTTGGCGAATGGATCCTCAACCCCACCAACTATGCTTTCCAGCGAATCCACAACA ATATGTTTGATCCAGCCTCAATTGGTGATAAGCCAAAGTGGTATGCCCACCAGCTGCAGCCCATCTATTACCGCGTCTATGACAGCAACTCCCAGCTGGCCGAGGCACTGAGTGTGCCACCCGAGCATGACTCTGACTCTGACCCAACGGACGACAG TGGCAGTGACAGTGTGGATTATGATGACTCGAGCTCCTCCTATTCATCCCTTGGGGACTTTGTTAGTGAAATGATGAAATGTGATATCAATGGTGATACACCCA ATGTGGATCCGCTAACACATGCGGCACTGGGTGATGCCAGTGAGGTGGCATTTGATGAGCTGCAAGGAAGCCAGGGTGATCTGGATGAGCCTGGTCCAGATAGTGAGAATTCCCAGGACAACCCCCAGCCTCGCTCCAGCTCCAGCACCACGGCCAGCAGCAGCCCCAGTACCATCATTCATGGAGCCAATCCT GAGTCTGCTGATTCTACAGAGATGGATGACAAGACAGCGACAGGATTCTCCAACCCACTTCGTGCTTTGCCCCCAAATTTTGGCAAATTAAGCTTGGATAAGCGTGAGGCAGAGAGCGGGGGCCCCCCAGAGGGATTGGGGCGTAGGCGTGACTATGACAATCCATACTTTGAACCTCAGTATGGGTTTCCCACTGAGGAAGATGAAGACgatgatgagcaggaggagagTTATACCCCACGATTTAACCAAAACCTCAATGGCAATAG GGCTTCAAAACTGCTGCGGCCTAATAGCCTGAAGCTGGCGAGCGATTCGGATGCAGAGTCAGACTCTCGGGCAAGTTCTCCCAACTCCACCATCTCCAACAACAGCAGCGAGGGCTTTGGGGGCATCATGTCTTTTGCAA GTAGCCTGTACCGGAACCATAGCACCAGCTTCAGCCTCTCCAGCCTGGCACTGCCCACCAAAGGGGCCCGAGATAAGGCCACACCCTTCCCTAGTCTCAAAG TATTTGGGCTAAATACTCTAATGGAGATTGTTACTGAAGCCGGCCCCGGGAGCGGTGAAG GGGGCCGGCGAGCCCTGGTCGATCAGAAGTCATCGGTCATCAAGCATAGCCCCACGGTAAAAAGAGAGTCTCCATCGCCGCAGGGACGGGCCAGCAATTCCAG CGAGAACCAGCAGTTCCTGAAGGAGGTGGTTCACAGCGTGCTGGACGGCCAGGGCGTGGGCTGGCTCAGCGTGAAGAAGGTGAGGAGGCTGCTGGAGAGTGAGCAGCTCCGAGGCTTTGTCCTGAGCAAGCTGAACCGCCTGGCGCCTCCCGAGGACGGCGCCCCGCCGGACACTATCCCCGATGTG GAGATAAGCCGCAAAGTCTACAAGGGGATGCTGGACCTGCTCAAGTGCATGGTGCTGAGCCTGGAGCAGTCCTACGCCAACGCCGGCCTTGGCGGCATGGCCAGCACCTTTGGGCTCCTGGAGATCGCCCAGACCCACTACTACAGCAAAG AGCCAGATAAACGGAAGAGAAGTCCCACAGACAGTGTGAGCACGCCAGTTGGCAAGGATCCAGGCCTGACTGGGCGGGGAGACCCGAAAGCTATGGCCCAGCTGAGGGTTCCCCAGTTGGGGCCTCGGGCACCAAGTGCCACAGGAAGGGGCCCCAAGGAGCTGGACACCAGAAGCCTAAAGGAAGAGAACTTTGTGGCCTCTATTG AGTTGTGGAACAAGCACCAGGaagtgaaaaaacaaaaagctttGGACAAACAGA GGCCTGAAGGAATTAAACCTGTCTTTGACCTGGGTGAGACAGATGAGAAAAAGTCACAGATCAGTGCAGACAGTGGTGTGAGCCTGATGTCTGGTTCTCAG AGAAGTGACCTGGAATCCACTAGTATAGGCCCAGCAGTTATGATCCGAAGCACAAGCCAGGATTCTGAA GTGAGTAACAGTTCTGGAGAGACACTGGGAGCGGACAGTGACCTGAGCAGCAATGCAGGTGATGGACCAGGTGGAGAGGGCAGTGCCCACTTGGCAGGACTTCGTGGCACTGTGTCTGACAGCGAAATTGAGACCAATTCTGCCTCAGGCGCCATCTTT GGCAAAGCCCACAGTCTGAAGCCGGGTACAAAGGAGAAAGTAGTGGGCAGCCCCGTTCGTCCTTTTGAAGACGTGAGCCAGCGTGTCTACCTCTATGAGGGTCTCCTAG GAAGGGACAAAGGATCCATGTGGGACCAGTTAGAGGATGCAGCTATGGAGACCTTCTCTATGA GTAAAGAACGTTCTACCCTGTGGGACCAGATGCAGTTCTGGGAAGATGCCTTCCTTGATGCTGTGATGTTGGAGAGAGAAGGGATGGGCATGGACCAGGGACCTCAGGAAATGATCGACAG GTACCTGTCCCTGGGAGAACATGACCGGAAGCGCCTGGAGGATGACGAAGATCGATTGCTGGCCACGCTTTTGAACAACCTCATCTCTTACATGCTTCTGATGAAG GTAAACAAGAATGACATTCGGAAGAAGGTGAGACGCCTGATGGGGAAGTCTCATATTGGGCTTGTGTACAGCCAGCAGATAAACGAAGTGTTAGACCAGTTGGCCAGCCTG AATGGACGGGACCTGGCTCTCCAGCCAAGTGGCAGCCGTCACATCAAGAAACAGACGTTCGTGGTGCACGCGGGGACGGACACCAGTGGGGATATCTTCTTCATGGAG GTGTGCGACGACTGCGTGGTCCTCCGCAGCAGCATCGGGACGGTGTCCGAGCGCTGGTGGTACGAGAAGCTCATCAACATGACCTACTGCCCCAAGACCAAGGTGCTGTGTCTGTGGAGACGCAACGGGCCCGAGACTCAGCTCAACAAGTTCTATACCAAGAAG TGTCGGGAGCTGTACTACTGTGTGAAGGACAGCATGGAGCGTGCCGCGGCTCGACAGCACAGCGCCAAGCCGG GTCCGGAGCTGGGCGGTGAGTTCCCAGTGCAGGACATGAGGACGGGCGAGGGTGGCTTGCTTCAGGTTACGCTGGAGGGGATCAACCTTAAGTTCATGCATAGCCAG GTTTTCATAGAGCTGAATCACATTAAAAAGTGCAATACAGTTCGAGGCGTCTTTGTCCTGGAGGAATTTG TTCCTGAAACTAAAGAAGTGGTGAGCCACAAGTACAAGACGCCCATG GCCCATGAGATCTGCTACTCCGTGTTGTGTCTCTTCTCCTACGTGGCTGCCGCTCGCAGCAAGGAGGCCGAGAGCAGAAGCAAACCTCCCCGGCCGGTCTCGAGCTGA